In Thiovulum sp. ES, the genomic stretch ATGGAATTTATGAAGTTGAAAACAACGGTTTTGCTGTCTCAATTGGTCGAAGAATTACTCGACACATCACTGCAAATTTAGGATATTCATACTATAAGTATTTATACAACGATGTTGATGAAGAGTATTTAGATGATTTAGAATCTTATACAAAACACTCAATTCCAATGTCGCTCACTTTTAACAATACTGATGATTACTTTCTACCGCGACGGGGATTTATTATTTCCGACTCTGTTGAATATGCGGGAATTGCAGGAGATGCAAAATTTATTGAAAACCAATTATCTTTTAATGCCTATAAAGGTGTGGAGGATTATATCGATTACGACATTATTTTTCGATACAAATCAAAATTACGGAGAATGTGGGACACAGGATTTATTCCGCTTAACGAATCTCTACACATGGGTGGAATTGGTTCAGTTCGGGGATATAACCCATACTCTTTTCCAAATCGAGATTTTGAAGAGTATCAAGATATGAAAGCAAACATGAGTTTTACACACTCGTTTGAAGTGAGTTTGCCAATTTCGAGCGAGGCAAAATTGAGATGGACACCATTTATTGATTACGGCTGGTTAGGTGAAGATAAGTTTGATGATTTTCACCGAGGCGGATATGGAATTGCACTTGAGTGGATTTCACCAATGGCACCAATTATGTTTGTATTTTCGAGACCATTTAATGACCGAGCAGGAGATGAAATTTCTAAATTTGAATTTACAATGGGGAGAAGATTTTGAGAAAATATTTAGTAACAGGAATTGCAGGATTTATCGGTTCGCACATTGCAGAAGAACTTTTAAAACGGGGTGAAAATGTCGTCGGAATTGATAATTTCTATTCTGGAAAAAGAGAAAATATCGAATATTTGGAAAGTTTGGGTGAATTTTCGTTTTGGGAAAATGATTTACGAGATTTACGAAATTTAGAAAGGCTTTTCCGATTTGAGAAACCGACCCATGTTTTTCATCTCGGGGCAATAGCCTCGGTTCAAAAATCGATAGAAGATCCAATTTTTACAAATGCGGTTAATGTGGAGGGAACTCTAAATATTTTAGAATTGTCGCGGGAACACCGAATTAAGCGAATTGTATTTTCAAGCAGTGCTGCGGTTTATGGAGATGAGCCAACTTTACCAAAAGATGAAAATTCAGTTGTAAAACCAATTTCACCTTACGGATATGAGAAATTGATGGGCGAACAATACATGAAACTTTATAACGAACTTTACGGAGTTGAAACGGTCTCTTTGCGATATTTTAATGTGTATGGAGAACGGCAAGACCCAACTAGCGAATATTCTGGAGTGATTTCAATTTTTGAAAACCGAATTAAGAGTGGCGATGAGGTC encodes the following:
- a CDS encoding UDP-glucose 4-epimerase (PFAM: NAD dependent epimerase/dehydratase family), yielding MRKYLVTGIAGFIGSHIAEELLKRGENVVGIDNFYSGKRENIEYLESLGEFSFWENDLRDLRNLERLFRFEKPTHVFHLGAIASVQKSIEDPIFTNAVNVEGTLNILELSREHRIKRIVFSSSAAVYGDEPTLPKDENSVVKPISPYGYEKLMGEQYMKLYNELYGVETVSLRYFNVYGERQDPTSEYSGVISIFENRIKSGDEVKIFGDGEQFRDFIYVKDIVKLNILAMETEKARGETFVCGTGIKTSINSVFTEITEKHQKDISPKYENARSGDIRESLANNSKIREYFAIDNFIKFKKGIQKL